Genomic window (Stenotrophomonas maltophilia):
AACGGTCGGTCATGGAATCCTCAAGCTGGCTAGACTGATGCTCTTTCGTGCACGGACCCGGATGATGCGCATCACCCCGCCCCTGCTGGTGCTTGCCGCCAGTCTACTCTCTGCCCCCGTGGCGATGGCGTTGAACGAGTACGGCATCGAAGGCATGGGCGTGGTCTCCACCCGTGCCGACGAGGGCCGCGCCACGATCAGTCCCGATGGCCAGCGCATCGTCTTTGCCCGCCGCGGTGAGGCTGGCTGGGGCCTGTGGGAGGCGCGCGTGGTCGACGGCCGCTGGCAGCAGGCGCAGGCCCTGCCGGTAGGCGTGGCCGGTGAGGCCCGTGATCCCTACTTCAGCCGTGACGGCCGCTGGCTGCTGTTCGCGGCCGGCCGCGAGGGCAGGCTGGCGCTGTATCGGGCCGCGCTGGCCGCCGATGGCCGGCTTGGCAGCGCGCAGGTCCTGGCTGGCGATGGCGGGCGCCGGGAAGAGCGCGGGCCGGCCCTGAGCGCGGATGGCCAGCGGCTGTTGTTTGCGCGCCAGCAGGGCCGAGGCGCTGGCTGGGACCTGTTCGTGGCGACGCTGGATGCGCAGGGCCTGCGCGGCCCGGCCAGCGCACTGAGCGCGTTGAACAGCGCCGACGACGAGACCGACGGCGACTGGCTGGGCCAGGACGGCGCCGTGGTGTTCAGCCGCGGCAGCGGCACGACCGCGCAGGTGTGGAGCAGCGGCTGTGCGTGGAGCGGCGTGGCGCTGCAGCCGCTTGGGCTGTCGTTCAACCAGGCCGACGGCTGGACCGGCGCGCCGGTGATCGACAATGCCAAGCCGGGCGAGATGATGGTTGCCAGCAGTGCGGCGAAGGCGCCACGTGCCGGTGGCGTGGATGTGTACCGGTTGGCGGTGCCGAAGGTGGCGGCGGTTGCCGGGTGTATCCGGTAGATCCACCCCATGCGTGGATAGCCGTCTGGTAGATGCCAACCTTGGTTGGCATGCGGGAAAGCGCCAACCAAGGTTGGCGGCTACCAGAACTGAGAGTCAGCGCGACAGCACCTTGGCGCGCTGCTGTTCGTATTCCAGCTCGCTCAGCTGGCCGTTGTCCTTGCGCTGGTTCAACGCGGCCAGCTCGGCCTGCACGCTGTCCGGCAGCGCCTGCTCTCGGGCCACGTGGCGGGCAGCGGAGAGCTGCTCCGGCGGGCGCTTGCCGGCCCGCCAGGCGGCGATGAAGACACCGACGATGATGGCGCCGAACACCAGCGTGCCGGTGCCCCAGATCAGCCATTGCATCCATCCCAGTTCGGGTCCCATCGCGCAGTCCTCCGTCTATCGTGGCGCTATTGTCAGCGCTCGCGCAGCCATCGCGCCACCTGCGGCGCGAAATAGGTCAGCACGCCATCGGCACCGGCCCGCTTGAAGCCCAGCAGCGACTCCAGCACGCAGGCGCGCTCGTCCAGCCAGCCGTTGGCGAAGGCGGCCTTCATCATCGCGTACTCGCCACTGACCTGGTAGGCGAAGGTCGGCACGCCGAATTTCTCCTTCACCCGGCGCACCAGGTCCAGGTACGGCATGCCCGGCTTGACCATCACCATGTCGGCGCCTTCTTCCAGGTCCAGCGCGATCTCGCGCAGTGCCTCGTCGCCGTTGGCCGGGTCCATCT
Coding sequences:
- a CDS encoding TolB family protein encodes the protein MMRITPPLLVLAASLLSAPVAMALNEYGIEGMGVVSTRADEGRATISPDGQRIVFARRGEAGWGLWEARVVDGRWQQAQALPVGVAGEARDPYFSRDGRWLLFAAGREGRLALYRAALAADGRLGSAQVLAGDGGRREERGPALSADGQRLLFARQQGRGAGWDLFVATLDAQGLRGPASALSALNSADDETDGDWLGQDGAVVFSRGSGTTAQVWSSGCAWSGVALQPLGLSFNQADGWTGAPVIDNAKPGEMMVASSAAKAPRAGGVDVYRLAVPKVAAVAGCIR